Proteins encoded within one genomic window of Flavobacterium sp. NG2:
- a CDS encoding C40 family peptidase — MKKIIPILLCIVLFASCKSTSKIVTKKSNTLADQIIDTAIENIGVPYKMAGTTKAGFDCSGLVYNTFGQFDIKLPRTSYDQAKTGIDLGKNTSKAQKGDLIFFKTNNSSRINHVGIITEANDDEIKFIHSSTSRGVIISSTKESYYQKSFTQLNRVLE, encoded by the coding sequence TTGAAAAAAATTATCCCCATCCTCCTTTGCATAGTTTTATTCGCTTCTTGTAAATCGACTTCGAAAATTGTTACTAAAAAAAGTAACACACTAGCCGACCAAATCATAGATACTGCGATAGAAAACATTGGTGTACCTTATAAAATGGCAGGTACAACTAAAGCTGGTTTCGATTGTTCTGGACTGGTTTACAACACTTTTGGACAGTTTGACATCAAACTTCCAAGAACTTCCTATGACCAAGCCAAAACTGGAATTGATTTAGGGAAAAATACTTCTAAAGCGCAAAAAGGAGACTTAATTTTCTTTAAAACCAATAACAGTTCCCGCATCAATCATGTTGGGATAATAACCGAGGCTAACGATGATGAAATAAAATTCATTCACTCCTCTACTTCAAGAGGGGTCATCATTTCTTCGACTAAGGAATCCTACTATCAAAAAAGTTTCACTCAACTGAATAGAGTTTTAGAATAA